From a region of the Torulaspora globosa chromosome 7, complete sequence genome:
- the ERB1 gene encoding ribosome biogenesis protein ERB1 (ancestral locus Anc_2.613), which yields MRCDEINLQLWKTILDCTLWLSSTYLELLKLCSIVRRTGEMVASRKRSQEEERESSDDEQFMPTGSMIDVEAEESSDDDDETFYEAEALGENEEEEEEEDSDAEFNRILAEDEAGEDEEDYNTSESFDDTASMTDKLSGMELKTIADPNIYTKFSDGKPRVIKPEIDPKYDSDDSDAEAANTIGNIPLSAYDEMPHVGYDINGKRIMRPAKGSALDQLLDSIELPEGWTGLLDKNSGAGLNLTEEELDLISRIQKNEQTDENTNPYEPLIDWFTRHEEVMPLTAMPEPKRRFVPSKNEAKRVMKIVKAIREGRIIPPNKLKEIKEAEAAADYKYDLWGDSSETVDHIMTLRAPKVPPPTNEESYNPPAEYLMTPDEKEQWDNTDPEDRERNFIPQKYSALRKVPGYTETVRERFERSLDLYLAPRVRKNKLNIDPESLIPKLPSPKDLRPFPIRCSTVYSGHEGKIRCLSIDPSGLWLATGSDDGTVRIWEILTGREVYKVILINVKENKDDHIESLEWNPDKETGILAVAAGENIYLIVPPIFGFDIENNGKTLIENGFGFDTFGLKKKSDLQVNDSDDETESAKASTVVKKSVAQWVKPSQAQQEKDISIVITCKKTVKKLSWHRKGDYFVTVQPDSGSTSVLIHQLSKHLTQSPFKKSKGITMDAKFHPFRPQLFVCTQRYIRIYDLSQQVLVKKLLPGARWLSEFDIHPRGDNVIASSFDKRVLWHDLDLAGTPYKTLRYHDKAVRSVKFHRKLPLFCSAADDCTIHVFHGTVYDDMMKNPLIVPLKQLTGHKLNNSLGVLATVWHPREAWLFSAGADNTARLWTT from the coding sequence atgcgatgcgatgagataaACCTGCAATTGTGGAAGACAATTTTGGATTGCACTCTTTGGCTCTCATCCACTTATCTAGAGCTCCTAAAACTCTGCAGCATCGTAAGGCGTACAGGAGAGATGGTTGCTTCGAGGAAAAGGTCTcaggaggaggaaagaGAAAGTAGTGATGATGAGCAGTTCATGCCGACTGGCTCAATGATCGATGTAGAGGCTGAGGAAAGcagcgatgatgacgatgaaaCATTTTATGAGGCAGAAGCACTTGGAGAGaacgaggaagaggaagaagaagaggactCCGATGCCGAGTTCAACAGAATTTTGGCCGAAGATGAGGCAGGagaggacgaagaagattacAACACATCCGAATCATTCGATGACACGGCTTCCATGACAGATAAACTTTCTGGCATGGAATTAAAGACGATTGCGGATCCCAACATCTACACAAAGTTTTCAGATGGCAAGCCAAGAGTGATCAAACCGGAGATTGATCCCAAATACGATAGTGATGATAGCGATGCCGAGGCAGCTAACACCATTGGAAATATTCCGTTATCTGCTTATGATGAGATGCCTCATGTTGGGTATGATATCAACGGTAAAAGGATTATGAGACCAGCCAAAGGCTCTGCGCTTGATCAACTGCTTGACTCGATTGAGTTACCTGAGGGTTGGACTGGTCTGCTAGATAAGAACTCCGGCGCTGGATTAAATTTGaccgaagaagaacttgaccTAATTTCGAGGATTCAGAAGAACGAGCAAACAGATGAAAACACAAACCCTTACGAGCCATTGATAGACTGGTTCACAAGACATGAAGAGGTCATGCCATTGACAGCGATGCCCGAACCAAAGAGGAGATTTGTGCCTTCCAAAAATGAGGCAAAGAGGGTGATGAAGATCGTTAAAGCGATCAGAGAGGGTCGTATTATTCCTCCAAACAAACTGAAAGAGATAAaggaagcagaagctgCTGCAGACTACAAATACGATTTGTGGGGAGACTCCTCTGAAACTGTTGACCACATAATGACTTTGAGAGCACCTAAAGTACCTCCTCCAACTAATGAGGAAAGTTACAACCCGCCAGCAGAATACCTGATGACTCCAGACGAAAAGGAACAATGGGATAATACCGATCCTGAAGATAGAGAGAGAAATTTTATTCCGCAGAAGTATTCGGCTCTGAGAAAAGTTCCAGGTTACACTGAGACTGTCAGAGAAAGATTTGAAAGGTCCTTGGACCTGTACTTGGCACCTCGTGTTCGGAAGAATAAGCTCAATATTGATCCAGAATCCTTGATACCCAAATTACCCTCGCCAAAAGATTTAAGGCCCTTTCCAATTCGTTGTTCGACCGTGTATTCCGGACACGAGGGTAAAATACGCTGTCTCTCTATCGACCCGTCGGGCTTGTGGTTGGCTACTGGTTCCGATGATGGTACTGTGAGAATTTGGGAGATTTTGACGGGAAGAGAAGTCTACAAAGTCATTTTAATAAACGTTAAAGAAAACAAAGACGACCATATCGAATCCCTCGAATGGAATCCGGATAAAGAAACCGGGATACTTGCTGTGGCTGCAGGCGAAAACATCTATCTGATAGTCCCTCCTATCTTTGGCTTCGACATTGAGAATAATGGTAAAACCTTGATAGAGAATGGGTTCGGTTTCGATACCTTTGGTTTGAAAAAGAAATCTGACCTACAAGTCAACGATAGTGATGATGAAACGGAAAGCGCCAAGGCAAGCACTGTAGTAAAGAAGTCAGTCGCTCAATGGGTCAAACCATCCCAAGCtcagcaagagaaggatATCTCTATAGTCATCACATGCAAGAAAACCGTCAAGAAATTATCATGGCATAGAAAAGGTGATTATTTTGTCACGGTTCAACCCGATTCCGGAAGCACATCTGTTCTCATTCACCAACTGTCGAAGCATCTCACCCAATCtcctttcaagaagtccAAGGGCATTACCATGGATGCTAAGTTCCATCCTTTTAGACCTCAGCTTTTTGTCTGCACACAGAGATACATCAGAATATATGATCTGTCGCAACAGGTGCTTGTCAAGAAGCTACTACCTGGTGCTCGTTGGCTGTCCGAGTTTGACATCCATCCAAGAGGTGACAACGTAATTGCGTCCTCGTTCGACAAGCGGGTGCTATGGCATGATTTGGACTTGGCTGGCACTCCATACAAGACCTTGAGATATCACGACAAGGCTGTCAGATCCGTCAAGTTCCACAGAAAGCTGCCACTCTTCTGTTCGGCCGCTGATGATTGTACTATCCATGTATTCCACGGCACCGTCTACGACGacatgatgaagaatccTCTGATAGTGCCATTGAAGCAGTTGACGGGCCACAAGCTCAACAACAGTCTCGGTGTGCTCGCGACCGTCTGGCATCCGCGTGAAGCATGGCTTTTCTCAGCAGGCGCTGACAACACGGCTCGTCTGTGGACCACTTGA
- the CSM3 gene encoding Csm3p (ancestral locus Anc_2.612) yields MGGELWFGIDAENETPIETEKGSTNSETLVDPTLVDPTAVVGSLRRRTPQIKLTAERLVGERGLPYVMKHAPKAIRISKKRNAHDNLSHIIQFYQLWAHDLFPKARFGDFIRLCHSLGKSDKMLREYRKNLYRHEMHGEESMQPSDVRAGNAEDLEEDDIYTAASQQPAEAPERSVDEPPASTEQDQNLDTQEMFVEDEDAMEAMRELGF; encoded by the coding sequence ATGGGAGGAGAACTGTGGTTTGGGATAGACGCCGAGAATGAGACCCCGATAGAAACAGAGAAAGGAAGCACGAACTCTGAGACACTAGTGGATCCAACACTTGTGGACCCTACTGCGGTAGTAGGGTCGCTGAGGAGGCGTACACCACAGATCAAGTTAACAGCAGAGCGGCTGGTTGGGGAGAGGGGCCTACCGTATGTGATGAAGCATGCGCCAAAGGCGATTCGCATTTCGAAAAAGCGAAACGCTCACGATAATCTTTCACATATAATCCAGTTTTATCAGCTATGGGCGCACGATTTGTTTCCGAAGGCTAGATTTGGCGATTTCATCAGACTGTGTCATTCTTTGGGGAAGAGCGATAAGATGCTGCGGGAGTACAGAAAAAACCTGTACCGTCACGAGATGCATGGGGAGGAATCTATGCAGCCGTCGGATGTACGAGCCGGTAATGCAGAAGActtggaagaagatgatatCTACACTGCGGCGTCGCAACAACCCGCTGAAGCACCCGAACGGTCCGTTGACGAGCCGCCCGCATCTACCGAGCAGGACCAGAACCTGGATACTCAAGAAATGTTTGtggaggatgaagatgcaATGGAGGCGATGCGGGAGCTCGGTTTCTGA
- the FAR3 gene encoding Far3p (ancestral locus Anc_2.615): MDSSSDNFDYVFQLIKVLGSECRANRQESDKIESILRRLAKQSGLSYDQLSEKVSENTRQKYDEVSAPDSTDKLILENYSLIYEIELQEYLNRRIWSLIQEIVEHLNSIRGFIIERKVTGTQTIDYYIQDKFDLKMEQLRRSNESLQDTKRVTRDKLTAIYDEIRIVLGQINWDDVPSNFKERERIFQILLQLKDSYGVDLMKTVF; encoded by the coding sequence ATGGATTCAAGCAGCGACAACTTCGATTATGTTTTCCAACTCATCAAGGTTTTGGGCTCAGAGTGTAGGGCCAATAGGCAAGAAAGTGATAAAATTGAAAGTATATTGAGGAGACTGGCGAAGCAATCAGGTCTTTCCTACGATCAACTCTCTGAAAAGGTTTCTGAAAACACACGACAGAAGTATGATGAAGTTTCTGCCCCGGATTCGACAGACAAGCTTATTTTGGAGAACTACAGCCTTATCTATGAGATcgaacttcaagaatatttgaaCCGTAGAATATGGAGTctgattcaagaaataGTCGAACACTTAAACTCCATCAGAGGATTCATTATTGAGCGAAAAGTTACAGGAACTCAGACCATCGATTATTACATTCAGGATAAGTTCGATTTGAAAATGGAGCAGCTCAGGAGAAGCAATGAAAGTCTGCAAGATACTAAGCGTGTAACTCGAGATAAGCTTACCGCCATCTACGATGAAATAAGAATAGTGCTGGGGCAGATTAACTGGGATGATGTACCGAGTAACTTCAAAGAGCGCGAGCGAATTTTCCAGATCTTGCTGCAACTCAAAGATTCTTATGGAGTTGACCTGATGAAAACAGTCTTTTGA
- the STV1 gene encoding H(+)-transporting V0 sector ATPase subunit a (ancestral locus Anc_2.617): MTYTQLYIPLEISREVVCLLGNLGNVMFRDLNRDLTAFQRGYVDQIRKFDEVDRLVGHMREIAEKHAAATWRYILHTDDEGNAIQHPNVAQLIRTMHTHTHDSIQEMVEDVTSFESRVRQMDDSLNNLRKRLSALLEERSTIFECSRFLQGHPGIFGRVTREQRERMDVDEFSLTNDDVSEDLSDTFSFEGAGETDAAGIYEQSQENSRHGSLSSGSFDMLERGFHNRFLIAGSIRRDKVEVLNKILWRLLRGNLFFKNFPINETLVEDDVGVEKDCFLVFTHGDTLLSKVKRVVDSLDGRVFSLDQQSDRALQKLNDRISDLQQVVLTTEQTLHTELLVITDQLPMWNAMVKREKYIYATLNLFKQEAHGLVAEGWIPSSDLLIVSNALKDYSESVGSEYSTVVSVIHTNKLPPTFHRTNKFTVAFQSIVDAYGIPTYKEINPGLATIVTFPFMFAIMFGDLGHGFILFTIGLVFWLNERKFEVMKRGEIFDMAYTGRYVILLMGAFSMYTGIMYNDIFSKSMTLFHSGWKWPSTFKKGETIEATKVGVYPLGLDSAWHGTDNGLLFSNSYKMKLSILMGFCHMSYSFMFSYINYKHKHSTVDIIGNFIPGLIFMQSIFGYLSWAIVYKWSKDWIKDGKAAPALLNMLINMFLSPGTIDDQLYPGQAFLQTILLIAALICVPWLLLYKPLTLRRQNEYAIAHGYQSVSHQQTTESLVDSQQEAGDDMVVTDFADADEHKEFNFGDVMIHQVIHTIEFCLNCISHTASYLRLWALSLAHAQLSSVLWSMTIQNGFSSSNSGSPLAVAKVVFLFGMWFILTVCILVAMEGTSAMLHSLRLHWVEAMSKFFEGEGYAYEPFSFASLSD; this comes from the coding sequence ATGACTTATACCCAATTATACATACCACTCGAGATATCAAGGGAAGTGGTTTGTTTACTGGGGAACTTGGGAAATGTGATGTTTAGAGATCTCAATCGAGACTTGACGGCATTTCAAAGGGGATATGTGGATCAAATAAGGAAGTTTGATGAGGTGGATAGGTTGGTAGGACATATGAGGGAAATCGCAGAGAAGCATGCGGCCGCAACGTGGAGATACATTCTGCATACGGATGACGAAGGTAATGCGATTCAGCATCCAAACGTCGCTCAATTGATTCGTACCATGCACACTCACACTCATGATTCTATTCAGGAGATGGTGGAGGATGTGACTTCTTTTGAAAGCCGTGTAAGACAGATGGATGACTCTTTGAACAACCTGCGAAAACGACTTAGCGCTCTTCTGGAAGAGCGGAGTACCATTTTCGAATGCTCAAGATTCCTGCAAGGACATCCCGGGATCTTTGGTAGAGTGACCCGAGAGCAGCGAGAAAGGATGGACGTCGACGAGTTCAGCTTGACCAACGACGATGTCAGTGAAGATCTGAGCGACACGTTCTCGTTCGAAGGCGCCGGTGAAACCGATGCTGCTGGTATCTACGAGCAGTCTCAGGAAAACTCCAGACATGGAAGCCTCTCCAGCGGAAGTTTTGATATGCTTGAGCGCGGTTTTCACAATAGATTTCTGATAGCGGGATCGATAAGAAGGGATAAAGTCGAAGTGCTAAACAAGATTCTATGGCGACTACTACGTGGTAATCtatttttcaagaacttcccCATAAATGAAACTTTAGTGGAGGACGATGTAGGCGTTGAAAAGGACTGTTTCTTGGTGTTTACTCACGGTGACACCCTTTTATCCAAGGTGAAGCGAGTAGTCGACTCGTTGGACGGGAGAGTTTTCAGCTTGGATCAACAGTCTGACAGAGCTTTACAGAAACTGAATGATAGAATatctgatcttcaacaagtgGTCCTGACAACCGAACAAACATTGCATACTGAGCTACTAGTTATTACCGACCAATTACCGATGTGGAATGCTATGGTAAAGAGGGAAAAATATATTTACGCAACATTGAACCTGTTCAAACAAGAAGCACATGGTTTAGTTGCTGAAGGTTGGATACCAAGCTCTGACTTGTTGATAGTATCAAATGCCCTCAAAGATTACAGTGAAAGCGTGGGGTCTGAATATAGTACAGTAGTTAGTGTTATCCACACCAACAAGCTGCCTCCGACATTTCACAGAACGAATAAATTTACTGTAGCATTCCAATCGATAGTTGACGCTTATGGGATTCCTACTTATAAGGAGATTAATCCAGGTTTGGCGACCATTGTAACCTTTCCTTTCATGTTTGCCATCATGTTTGGTGATTTGGGCCATGGATTCATTCTATTTACCATTGGTCTAGTCTTTTGGTTAAATGAGAGGAAGTTCGAAGTTATGAAGAGAGGCGAGATATTTGACATGGCGTATACGGGAAGATACGTTATTCTGCTCATGGGAGCGTTTTCAATGTACACAGGAATCATGTACAAtgatatcttttcaaagtctATGACACTTTTCCACTCGGGTTGGAAATGGCCTTCAACGTTCAAGAAGGGTGAGACCATCGAGGCCACCAAGGTAGGAGTGTACCCGCTCGGTTTGGATTCTGCGTGGCATGGCACTGATAATGGCCTTctcttctcaaattcatACAAAATGAAATTGTCGATATTGATGGGATTCTGCCACATGTCATATTCTTTCATGTTTTCGTACATCAACTACAAGCACAAACATTCCACCGTAGACATCATTGGTAATTTTATACCAGGATTGATATTCATGCAATCAATTTTCGGATATCTATCGTGGGCAATCGTATACAAATGGTCGAAAGATTGGATAAAGGATGGTAAAGCAGCTCCTGCTTTGCTCAATATGCTGATAAACATGTTTCTATCCCCTGGAACTATTGATGATCAATTATATCCCGGACAGGCATTCTTACAAACAATCCTTCTGATTGCTGCGTTAATATGCGTACCATGGCTGTTACTTTACAAACCATTGACATTGAGGCGACAAAACGAATACGCAATAGCTCATGGATACCAGAGTGTCAGTCATCAGCAAACGACAGAATCCCTAGTAGATTCACAGCAAGAGGCTGGTGATGACATGGTCGTTACTGATTTTGCAGATGCGGATGAACATAAAGAGTTCAATTTTGGTGATGTGATGATTCATCAGGTGATACATACGATCGAGTTCTGTCTGAACTGCATCTCGCACACGGCTTCTTATTTGCGTTTATGGGCTCTATCTCTCGCACACGCCCAGTTATCTAGTGTTTTATGGTCCATGACCATTCAGAATGGGTTTTCATCGAGCAATTCTGGCTCACCGTTAGCGGTCGCCAAAGTGGTTTTTCTTTTTGGAATGTGGTTTATATTGACTGTTTGCATTCTCGTGGCTATGGAAGGTACTTCAGCCATGCTTCACTCCTTGCGTCTTCATTGGGTTGAGGCTATGTCAAAATTCTTTGAGGGTGAAGGTTACGCATATGAACCGTTCTCTTTTGCGAGTTTGAGTGATTGA
- a CDS encoding uncharacterized protein (ancestral locus Anc_2.611), translating to MSRVTTSTMIYNTDTGMMFDPSRVSARSVQEHASGSQLARDDDSEDMMVDLSTGSFIPVNLRSWTVLMEVTDKLGKL from the coding sequence ATGTCCAGAGTGACTACTTCCACCATGATTTACAACACTGACACTGGGATGATGTTCGACCCGTCACGTGTCAGTGCTAGGAGCGTCCAGGAGCATGCCAGCGGCAGCCAGCTGGCGAGAGATGACGACTCGGAAGATATGATGGTCGATCTAAGCACCGGCTCGTTCATCCCGGTGAATTTGCGGAGCTGGACGGTTCTGATGGAGGTGACGGATAAATTGGGTAAGCTGTGA
- a CDS encoding L-methionine (R)-S-oxide reductase (ancestral locus Anc_2.614) yields the protein MPYHANYSSFTQNADKKEALQLVLDHYESLSTDQSNWICNLANASSLLWYAYKSLNVNVNWTGFYVAQPDQGAQNDETLLLGPFQGKVACQTIPFGKGVCGAAAATQETQLVSDVSKAAGHIACDGDTKSEIVVPIVDPQSRKTLAVIDIDCVDLNGFDEVDKFYLEKLARLICTSCNFNRV from the coding sequence ATGCCCTATCATGCGAACTATTCGAGCTTCACACAAAATGCAGACAAGAAGGAGGCATTGCAGTTAGTTTTGGATCATTATGAGAGTTTAAGCACTGATCAAAGTAATTGGATATGTAACCTGGCAAATGCTTCGTCACTGCTATGGTACGCATACAAATCATTGAATGTAAACGTCAATTGGACAGGATTTTACGTCGCGCAGCCCGACCAAGGTGCTCAGAACGATGAAACACTGTTGCTGGGGCCATTTCAAGGTAAGGTTGCCTGCCAGACTATTCCTTTTGGAAAGGGTGTCTGTGGAGCTGCTGCCGCAACGCAGGAAACACAATTGGTCTCAGACGTGAGCAAGGCCGCAGGCCATATAGCCTGTGATGGAGACACCAAGAGCGAGATTGTTGTGCCTATCGTCGATCCTCAGTCGCGCAAAACGCTGGCGGTGATCGACATCGATTGTGTCGATCTCAACGGtttcgatgaagttgaTAAATTTTATCTTGAGAAACTGGCGAGACTGATCTGTACCTCATGTAATTTTAATAGAGTCTAA
- a CDS encoding uncharacterized protein (ancestral locus Anc_2.616), which produces MAREHARPNDHYMPNVDTLLYKPLATEPLASFIFPDFGALHALRLESFVNLNFQEIDVNGFEIYIVEQWATERKISTVITSYTGNSQDTIRAVQVALPEDPRKWPAPLRNYHDNLVTFAQAKVMSKGTLFITNLPSVPSNLNLLHVECGDVRVIWRNFEVNLDLKRLQCGGRSALLLCASTKAAEDKFSQLYKISMCPISREQYLQCDDQDDHGQYAPMGLAECYHPVIELITLVQIALGYFDLFHHEKDGLLCNDTISAINRWWNKYGKFYLGVERLKNEGPLGPTTTTALISLVLSCYFKMKVEDCAFSKDPFEETPFRNSIHAFQKKYGIGKGSGAIYLDDKTLEKLFEVSAKTSNTDIFKFKKVVKSTVQDIAGRGNPMHLSNEVLTTDLDSFVKHIHGGSLGLLWKSKGRPRRRLRNIREHLGMCDIKYFRGDPDALLEKQAIYFLEMKAHGADSQNSSDGQEKTLCEANKLMRYDSSGSSISASSMFCNYDKSKYARNFGINKVYHEEYIRRHSFPYADDGTHDTFDDDDDSCNKQKAHCLYRSDSVSQVQDVIETWRLPFDPSLVKMARDLLRIRYKLEAQQRVDEMMHGYMGKLELNGDCTTAFSDLMSDLESVYHSYSQNLGELDEKKKGTDTKQALLRGEMRELNSLSSKFQYDMRVLKGRMRDVEDSVNHFETKLMAMQKSLVEQGLGIATAVDSLSDKVKFDKCVSALVQEKDTKYEGICLKMFSKRFVRDVKEDVSHWGSWFFTKLFYRHGNTDNGIK; this is translated from the coding sequence ATGGCGAGGGAACATGCTCGCCCGAACGATCATTATATGCCAAATGTTGACACACTGCTGTACAAACCTCTGGCCACTGAGCCATTAGCGAGCTTTATATTTCCAGATTTTGGAGCGCTGCATGCCTTGCGGCTGGAATCTTTTGTGAATTTGAATTTTCAGGAGATTGATGTTAACGGGTTTGAGATATACATTGTGGAACAATGGGCTACTGAGAGAAAGATTTCTACCGTGATTACTTCTTATACTGGTAACTCGCAGGATACAATCCGTGCGGTGCAAGTCGCACTTCCGGAAGATCCACGGAAATGGCCCGCACCATTGAGGAACTATCATGATAATTTAGTGACCTTTGCCCAGGCGAAAGTTATGTCCAAGGGCACTCTTTTCATTACGAATTTGCCTTCAGTACCGTCGAActtgaatcttttgcaTGTAGAATGCGGTGACGTGAGAGTGATCTGGAGGAACTTCGAAGTGAACCtggatttgaaaagacTGCAGTGCGGTGGTagatcagctcttcttttATGCGCGTCCACGAAGGCAGCTGAAGACAAGTTTTCGCAACTATACAAAATATCAATGTGTCCGATATCCCGAGAGCAGTACCTGCAGTGTGATGATCAAGATGACCATGGGCAATATGCTCCTATGGGTCTAGCGGAATGTTATCATCCAGTAATAGAACTCATAACGCTGGTACAAATTGCGTTGGGCTATTTTGATTTGTTTCATCACGAGAAGGATGGACTACTGTGCAATGATACGATATCGGCCATTAATCGATGGTGGAATAAATACGGCAAATTTTACCTAGGTGTGGAGcgtttgaagaatgaagGTCCACTGGGTCCCACCACAACGACAGCATTAATAAGTCTTGTTTTGAGTTGCTACTTCAAAATGAAGGTCGAAGACTGCGCTTTTTCTAAGGATCCTTTCGAAGAAACGCCATTCCGCAACAGTATTCATGccttccaaaagaagtaCGGCATTGGTAAGGGCTCAGGCGCGATCTACCTGGATGATAAGACTTTGGAGAAGTTATTCGAAGTCTCTGCAAAGACTTCCAACacagatatcttcaaatttaAGAAAGTTGTCAAATCTACTGTTCAGGATATCGCGGGACGAGGCAATCCAATGCATCTTTCTAACGAAGTTCTAACAACCGATTTGGACTCCTTTGTGAAGCATATTCATGGTGGATCTTTGGGATTACTATGGAAGAGTAAAGGTAGACCCAGACGTCGCTTGAGAAATATACGGGAGCACCTCGGAATGTGTGATATAAAATACTTCAGAGGCGATCCCGATGCCTTACTCGAGAAACAAGCCATTtactttcttgaaatgaAGGCCCACGGTGCCGATTCTCAGAATTCTTCTGATGGTCAGGAAAAAACCCTGTGTGAGGCCAATAAGTTGATGCGATACGATAGCTCAGGTTCATCCATATCAGCGTCATCGATGTTTTGTAACTACGACAAGAGCAAGTATGCCCGCAATTTTGGAATCAACAAAGTTTACCATGAAGAGTATATCAGGCGTCATTCATTCCCCTACGCAGATGATGGGACGCACGACACTttcgacgatgatgatgactcGTGTAATAAGCAGAAAGCACATTGTCTATATCGCTCTGATTCCGtttctcaagttcaagacGTTATAGAAACATGGCGTCTACCGTTTGATCCCTCTTTGGTTAAAATGGCAAGAGATCTCCTAAGGATAAGATACAAGCTGGAGGCGCAGCAGAGAGTTGATGAAATGATGCATGGGTATATGGGGAAGCTTGAGCTGAACGGGGATTGTACCACTGCGTTTAGTGATCTGATGAGCGATCTGGAAAGTGTCTACCATAGTTATTCTCAGAATCTTGGAGAATTggatgagaagaagaaaggaacTGATACAAagcaagctcttcttcgaggTGAGATGCGCGAATTGAATTCGCTCTCGTCAAAGTTTCAATACGACATGCGAGTCCTTAAAGGGCGTATGAGAGATGTTGAGGACAGTGTAAATCATTTCGAGACCAAGTTAATGGCTATGCAGAAATCACTTGTTGAACAGGGTTTGGGCATCGCTACCGCCGTTGACTCACTGAGCGACAAGGTTAAATTTGACAAGTGCGTGAGCGCCTTGGTACAGGAAAAAGACACAAAATATGAGGGAATATGCTTGAAGATGTTCAGCAAACGGTTCGTCAGGGATGTCAAGGAAGATGTCTCTCATTGGGGCTCATGGTTTTTCACCAAGCTTTTTTACAGGCATGGAAACACCGATAATGGGATCAAATGA